In one window of Helianthus annuus cultivar XRQ/B chromosome 17, HanXRQr2.0-SUNRISE, whole genome shotgun sequence DNA:
- the LOC110925925 gene encoding zinc finger CCCH domain-containing protein 17, with protein MVGGTANQQQQQAPQLANQSSAAHTATSEEDEVLKRNTDCVYFLASPLTCKKGSECEYRHSDIARVNPRDCWYWLNGNCLNPKCAFRHPPLDGLVGSDAPTPMGPPAPAPAPHATPYATPKQGVPCIFFQKGYCLKGHLCPFLHGPPNSVINKPTQPGPTNLVTEPPKMAQQVTIQKPVESRLPQAKQPPLPTRTIVDKKIAPPARVVPAVLPPVMNDPPSNQPNRSAYHGYHASNNERVVSGKDADEYSRELSPGFDVLVDNEHEDSRPYYDIDHVDRDMYHEHRDYDHYNERDGRFDVDRIDHPEKRPYPRNDRENESDLRHRISQQRRGIDNGSRSAGNRESHTDRMPRRDRDRDRDSDRDRDRDSRHHLDQGSLSSRLRGRIKIPGRSGRSVSPTKENNSRVEREIDVERRHISRYSPGRPLSLNQTRLGDRITDSKFAGPKRLSELKGVRTEHQPNDEQSLGKRKHPKMEDELSFEGPKSLSEILKRKRGVSNDTNNNNNNNNNEVNNNNNNTKDDNEKKIETIPAAVSADFDAENDKDKALEGNNNVNYGGSEVEKEVGMVEEDALLDEELEAYDENRDGDNEYEYEEGEEDYNMEEGEEEYVEEEEEEDVEGDEYGNKESAAVYS; from the exons ATGGTTGGCGGTACAgcaaatcaacaacaacaacaagctcctcAATTGGCTAATCAATCTTCGGCAGCTCACACAGCTACATCGGAGGAAGATGAGGTTCTGAAAAGAAACACTGATTGCGTTTACTTTCTTGCTTCACCCTTAACTTGCAAAAag GGAAGTGAGTGTGAGTACCGCCATAGCGACATTGCACGGGTCAACCCTAGAGATTGCTGGTACTGGTTAAACGGGAACTGCTTAAATCCAAAATGTGCTTTCCGTCACCCC CCTCTTGATGGATTGGTGGGATCTGACGCTCCGACTCCCATGGGACCTCCTGCACCAGCACCTGCACCACACGCCACTCCTTACGCTACACCCAAACAAGGAGTTCCCTGTATCTTCTTTCAAAAAGGTTACTGTTTAAAAGGACACTTATGCCCTTTCTTGCATGGCCCACCAAATTCAGTCATTAATAAACCTACGCAACCCGGGCCCACTAACCTTGTTACCGAGCCTCCTAAGATGGCTCAACAGGTAACCATTCAAAAGCCCGTTGAGTCTCGGCTTCCTCAGGCGAAGCAACCACCTCTTCCAACCAGAACTATTGTTGATAAAAAGATAGCACCGCCAGCTCGTGTGGTTCCTGCGGTTCTGCCACCTGTCATGAACGACCCACCATCTAATCAACCTAACCGTAGTGCGTATCATGGTTATCATGCATCGAACAATGAAAGAGTTGTTAGCGGGAAAGATGCCGATGAGTATTCAAGAGAGCTTTCTCCTGGTTTTGATGTTCTCGTGGATAATGAACATGAAGATTCTCGTCCCTATTATGACATTGACCATGTTGACCGAGATATGTACCATGAGCATCGTGATTATGACCATTATAATGAACGCGACGGTCGTTTTGATGTTGATCGCATTGACCATCCAGAAAAGCGGCCGTATCCTAGAAACGACCGTGAAAACGAGTCGGATTTACGCCACCGTATATCACAGCAACGTAGGGGTATCGACAACGGTTCGAGGTCGGCTGGTAATCGTGAAAGTCACACTGACCGGATGCCGAGGAGGGACAGGGACAGGGACCGTGACAGTGACAGGGACAGGGACAGGGACAGCCGTCACCACCTGGATCAGGGGTCTCTTAGTAGCAGGCTTAGAGGAAGAATAAAGATTCCGGGTAGATCTGGGAGGTCGGTTTCTCCTACTAAAGAAAACAACTCGAGGGTAGAAAGGGAAATTGACGTCGAAAGAAGGCATATATCTAGGTACTCCCCTGGAAGACCGCTGTCTCTTAATCAGACGCGCCTCGGAGACCGAATAACCGACAGCAAGTTTGCTGGACCAAAAAGATTGTCAGAACTGAAAGGTGTTAGAACCGAACATCAACCAAACGACGAACAATCTTTGGGGAAAAGGAAACACCCAAAAATGGAGGACGAATTGTCATTTGAAGGACCGAAATCCCTTAGTGAGATTTTAAAGCGCAAACGAGGGGTTAGCAACGataccaataataataataataataataataatgaagttaataataataataataatacaaaagaTGATAATGAGAAGAAAATAGAGACCATACCTGCTGCTGTTTCAGCCGATTTTGATGCAGAAAACGATAAAGATAAAGCGTTGGAGGGCAATAATAATGTAAATTATGGTGGGAGTGAGGTGGAAAAAGAAGTTGGTATGGTTGAGGAAGATGCATTGCTTGATGAGGAGCTTGAAGCTTATGATGAAAACCGAGATGGAGATAACGAGTACGAGTATGAGGAGGGTGAAGAAGATTATAATATGGAAGAAGGTGAAGAAGAATatgttgaagaagaagaagaagaagatgttgAGGGAGATGAATATGGAAATAAAGAGAGTGCTGCTGTGTACTcttag